GTCCAATAGCACCACCTGCACCTCTCTCACCATAAGCAAGATTAGAAGGAATGAATAATTTGAACTTAGCACCTGGATTCATCAATTGCAAAGCCTCTACCCAACCCGGGATAACACCATTTACTGGAAAAGTAGCTGGTTGACCTCTCTCAACAGAACTGTCAAATACAGTACCGTCAATTAAAGTACCATGATAATGAACCGTCACTTGATCCGTCTCTTTTGGAGAGTCGCCTGAACCTTCAGTCAATACTTCGTATTGCAAACCTGTTGCAGTAGTTACTACACCGTCTCTTTTAGCATTTTCAGCTAAAAAGTTCTGTCCTGCTTCTACATTTTGAGATTGAGCTTTCTGAGCCAATTTTCCAAAATACTCTTGAAGAATAACATTAGATTCTTGTTCAGATATTTTCAACTCATTTCCTTCAAATACATCAGTAAATGCTTGAGCAATAGCCTCAGAG
This genomic interval from Flavobacteriales bacterium contains the following:
- a CDS encoding FKBP-type peptidyl-prolyl cis-trans isomerase, with the translated sequence MEKVSYSLGVNVAKSVKNQGLESIDSEAIAQAFTDVFEGNELKISEQESNVILQEYFGKLAQKAQSQNVEAGQNFLAENAKRDGVVTTATGLQYEVLTEGSGDSPKETDQVTVHYHGTLIDGTVFDSSVERGQPATFPVNGVIPGWVEALQLMNPGAKFKLFIPSNLAYGERGAGGAIGPNATLIFEVELISIGG